In Vibrio gangliei, a single window of DNA contains:
- the tsaA gene encoding tRNA (N6-threonylcarbamoyladenosine(37)-N6)-methyltransferase TrmO, whose product MSFAIEPIGKIHSPYKEKFAVPRQPRLAPSATARIELLGEANSPESVRGIEQFSHIWLLFLFDQNLAAGWKPTVRPPRLGGNERIGVFASRATFRPNGIGMSAVELKGVTQQGGQTWLELGSVDLVHGTPVIDIKPYIPYSDSIPDATGGFAESAPSSMPVVFSTQAQLILKSNHQSDHIQAVIEQVLGQDPRPAYKKNKPDSKEYAVHLFDLNVKFTIESDSSPQINEFNRNFIHVTSIERF is encoded by the coding sequence ATGTCATTTGCTATTGAACCTATCGGTAAAATTCACAGCCCGTATAAAGAAAAATTTGCCGTCCCAAGGCAACCTAGATTAGCGCCCAGTGCCACAGCGCGTATTGAATTATTAGGCGAGGCTAATTCACCAGAATCTGTGCGGGGTATTGAACAATTTAGCCACATCTGGCTATTGTTTTTATTTGATCAAAACTTAGCGGCTGGCTGGAAACCAACAGTACGCCCACCGCGTTTAGGCGGCAATGAAAGGATCGGCGTGTTTGCTTCACGAGCCACATTTCGCCCCAATGGTATTGGCATGTCCGCGGTGGAATTAAAAGGCGTCACTCAGCAAGGTGGTCAAACTTGGTTGGAATTAGGCAGCGTCGATTTAGTTCACGGCACCCCTGTTATCGACATCAAACCTTATATCCCCTATTCCGATTCAATTCCCGATGCCACAGGGGGATTTGCAGAAAGTGCGCCATCAAGCATGCCTGTTGTATTTTCCACTCAAGCTCAATTGATACTCAAATCGAACCACCAATCGGATCATATTCAAGCCGTCATTGAACAGGTTTTGGGGCAAGATCCTCGTCCTGCTTATAAGAAAAACAAACCCGATAGCAAAGAATATGCGGTGCATTTATTTGATTTGAACGTCAAATTCACCATTGAGAGTGATAGTTCACCACAAATAAACGAATTTAATCGCAATTTCATCCATGTAACCTCAATAGAACGCTTTTGA
- a CDS encoding AbgT family transporter, producing MTTQGSSTQYNSKKTLFTRFLDSVEYLGNLLPHPITLFAIFCVAILISSGIAGYFGVSVVDPRPEGASGRSADGIIHVVSLLNAEGLQLIVTNLVKNFTGFAPLGTVLVAMLGVAIAEHSGLLSAAMRGMVMGASKRMVTFTVIFAGIISNTASELGYVVLIPLAAMLFHSLGRHPLAGLAAAFAGVSGGYSANLLIGTVDPLLSGITESAAQMIDPTYTVGPEVNWYFMFVSTFFIAIVGAFVTEKIVEPKLGEYRIEEAAEDLSQDKMGSLTAEEKKGLKMAGLAVLVVCALLAWTIVPENGVLRHPVTGEIAGSPFLKSIVAFIFVFFAIPGFVYGKVTGSMKNDRDVINAMSKSMSSMGMYIVLVFFAAQFVAFFKWTNFGQVFAVGGAEFLQTIGLTGPALFFAFIVMCGFINLMIGSASAQWAVTAPIFIPMLMLVGYAPETIQAAYRIGDSVTNLITPMMSYFGLILAVASRYVKNLGIGTLIATMLPYTLCFLVGWSILFYIWVFVLGFPVGPGAATYYTP from the coding sequence ATGACAACACAAGGTTCGAGCACGCAGTACAACTCGAAAAAAACACTCTTCACTCGTTTCTTAGATTCGGTTGAATATCTTGGAAACCTATTGCCACATCCCATCACTTTATTTGCCATTTTCTGTGTCGCAATTCTGATTTCTTCCGGTATCGCTGGATATTTTGGTGTGTCAGTTGTTGACCCGCGTCCTGAGGGGGCGAGTGGTCGTTCCGCTGATGGTATTATTCACGTTGTGAGTCTTTTAAATGCCGAAGGTTTACAGCTTATTGTGACTAACCTAGTGAAAAACTTCACAGGGTTTGCGCCGCTAGGAACGGTATTGGTGGCGATGCTCGGTGTCGCCATTGCTGAGCATTCTGGCTTATTGTCAGCGGCAATGCGTGGCATGGTAATGGGTGCCTCTAAACGTATGGTCACTTTTACTGTGATTTTCGCCGGTATCATTTCTAACACTGCGTCTGAGCTAGGCTATGTGGTGCTTATTCCTCTTGCCGCGATGCTATTCCACTCATTAGGACGCCATCCATTAGCTGGCCTTGCTGCGGCTTTTGCTGGTGTGTCGGGTGGTTATTCAGCTAACTTACTTATCGGTACGGTTGACCCATTACTGTCGGGCATTACAGAATCGGCTGCCCAAATGATAGATCCCACCTACACCGTAGGGCCTGAAGTTAACTGGTATTTCATGTTTGTTTCTACCTTCTTTATCGCGATTGTCGGTGCGTTTGTGACTGAAAAAATCGTTGAGCCGAAATTGGGTGAATATCGCATTGAAGAAGCAGCAGAAGATCTGTCGCAAGATAAAATGGGCTCATTAACGGCTGAAGAGAAAAAAGGCCTGAAAATGGCGGGCCTAGCGGTTTTGGTTGTTTGTGCGTTATTAGCTTGGACAATCGTGCCTGAAAATGGCGTGTTGCGTCATCCGGTGACAGGGGAAATTGCGGGTTCGCCATTCTTAAAGAGTATTGTGGCGTTTATTTTTGTGTTCTTTGCTATTCCAGGTTTTGTCTACGGTAAAGTCACAGGCAGCATGAAAAATGACCGCGATGTGATTAATGCGATGTCGAAATCCATGTCTTCAATGGGCATGTACATTGTGTTGGTGTTCTTCGCAGCCCAGTTTGTGGCATTTTTCAAATGGACGAACTTTGGTCAAGTGTTTGCCGTAGGCGGTGCGGAATTCCTACAAACCATAGGCTTAACCGGCCCAGCATTATTCTTTGCCTTCATTGTCATGTGTGGCTTCATTAACCTAATGATAGGTTCGGCTTCTGCGCAATGGGCGGTAACCGCGCCAATCTTTATTCCAATGTTGATGTTGGTTGGTTATGCACCTGAAACCATTCAAGCGGCTTACCGTATTGGTGACTCAGTAACGAACCTAATCACGCCGATGATGAGCTACTTTGGCCTGATCTTAGCCGTTGCATCACGCTATGTTAAGAATCTTGGTATTGGCACTTTGATTGCCACCATGCTGCCATATACGCTGTGTTTCTTAGTGGGATGGAGTATTTTGTTCTACATATGGGTATTTGTTCTCGGTTTCCCTGTTGGCCCTGGAGCGGCAACCTATTACACGCCATAA